From one Lolium rigidum isolate FL_2022 chromosome 4, APGP_CSIRO_Lrig_0.1, whole genome shotgun sequence genomic stretch:
- the LOC124707688 gene encoding serotonin N-acetyltransferase 1, chloroplastic-like yields MAAFAVTPSSSICGVCIPTACRLDARDGVPAPRFLHSRKQAKRRSSTAWSLRAGLWDSLKSGFLNTNNSTETVEPPSTPIEDEEPIPEELMLLERTLPDGSTEQIMFSSAGDIDVYDLQALCDKVGWPRRPLTKIAASLRNSYLVATLHSIIRSSETEGEERKQLIGMARATSDHAFNATIWDVLVDPSYQGQGLGKTLMEKVIRTLLQRDINNITLFADSKVVDFYKNMGFEADPQGIKGMFWYPRL; encoded by the exons ATGGCCGCCTTCGCCGTCACCCCTTCCTCTTCAAT ATGCGGTGTATgcatcccgacggcgtgccgtttGGATGCTCGGGACGGGGTCCCCGCGCCGAGGTTCCTCCACAGTCGGAAGCAAG CGAAAAGACGGTCTTCAACAGCTTGGTCCTTGAGGGCTGGTCTATGGGACTCTCTCAAATCTGG ATTTTTAAATACTAATAACAGTACAGAGACAGTAGAGCCACCTTCAACACCAATTGAAGACGAAGAACCTATACCTGAGGAGCTAATGCTTTTGGAAAGGACACTCCCTGATGGTAGCACAGAGCAAATCATGTTTTCTTCAGCTGGCGATATTGATGTATATGATCTCCAAGCCTTATGTGATAAG GTAGGATGGCCACGCAGACCTCTAACAAAAATAGCTGCATCCTTAAGAAACAGCTACTTGGTCGCTACGCTACATTCCATAATTAGATCTTCGGAAACAG AGGGAGAAGAGAGGAAGCAACTAATTGGCATGGCGCGAGCAACTTCAGACCATGCCTTCAATGCTACAATCTGGGATGTTCTCGTCGACCCATCCTATCAG GGTCAAGGTCTTGGAAAAACACTCATGGAAAAAGTAATCCGTACTTTGCTTCAGAGAGATATCAACAACATTACACTATTTGCAGACAGTAAAG TCGTAGACTTCTATAAGAACATGGGATTCGAAGCGGACCCTCAGGGCATCAAGGGCATGTTCTGGTACCCCAGGCTCTAG